In Polaribacter sp. L3A8, a genomic segment contains:
- a CDS encoding LuxR C-terminal-related transcriptional regulator yields MRIKILLFFLITSTLVGQEISPILKFLPKNYNAENQNWAITQNKDKFIFVANNEGLLEYNGGRWKLYKSPNNSVMRSLLSVDDRIYSGAYMEFGFWKTNKLGALKYTSLSSKIENELVEDENIWNIKKIDKWVLFQSFHRIYFYNSETEEISYRSDFDNYYRIFEIDNNIYIFKNNRQFVHLQNDEEKVVTVFPNEFGVKLVLSVFKTTRGFMFLTRHKGIFTLEDNVLKKWKPSVKIGLSNYQFFCGIQLKDNTFVLGTVSNGIIRVSENGEIINKIDQTKGLSNNTVLKLFEDADGNVWSALDNGINCLNVKSYVKEFNDNNGFFGSTYCSINYNGKLYIGTNQGLFYKSINKNEPLKKIKGTEGQVWSLVNINGDLFCGHTAGTLLIKKDVAFKITSFSGTWGIKEIPNEPNLLLQGHYAGMSILEKVNNKWKLRNRIKGFQSSARFFELFNKDTVFVNHEYKGVYRLILSNDYTSFIENKLLSSVGKGKGSGLIKYNDKLLYSHKDGILRLNANHKLAQKDSVLNILFSRDEYISGKLILDKKNRLWSFNKSTISYLEKGPIKNKFSVKFIQIKNNLRKTTISFENISNIYKNTYLIGKTNGYLLLDLDEKPDFSHTIFLNEVNVKNVDAVDVSTSGYKIFRNNENSLNFKFSSPIYNKYEFVNYQYKLNDNNWVDLENKSEVTFDNLSFGDYNLSIRSKVGNRVSDNTIFYQFEIKPPIYLSSLAIVFYVLFFLFLIFIIHKLYKKYYKKQHLKIIEDNARQLELQKIQTDREVIRLKNEKLSQEVESKNRELAISTMSIVKRNEFLRGIRKELKKIPEIKEENEVFKLIDENLNSNKDWNFFKEAFNNVDKEFLKRAKKLHPELTNSNLKFCAYLRLNLSSKEIAPLLNISVKSVEIRRYRLRKKLNLPQETHLIDYILNI; encoded by the coding sequence ATGAGAATCAAAATCTTATTATTTTTTCTAATTACATCAACTTTAGTTGGACAAGAAATTTCACCTATTTTAAAATTTCTTCCAAAAAATTATAATGCCGAAAATCAGAATTGGGCAATAACTCAAAATAAAGATAAATTTATTTTTGTAGCTAATAACGAAGGTTTATTAGAGTATAACGGAGGTAGATGGAAATTGTATAAGTCGCCAAACAATAGTGTAATGAGGTCTTTACTATCTGTGGATGATAGGATATACAGTGGTGCTTATATGGAGTTTGGTTTTTGGAAAACAAACAAACTGGGGGCATTAAAGTACACGTCATTATCTAGCAAAATTGAAAATGAGTTGGTAGAGGATGAGAATATTTGGAATATTAAAAAGATTGATAAATGGGTTTTGTTTCAATCATTTCATCGAATATATTTTTATAATAGCGAAACAGAAGAGATAAGTTATCGTTCTGATTTTGACAACTATTACCGAATTTTTGAAATAGATAATAATATTTATATTTTTAAAAATAACCGTCAATTTGTTCATTTACAAAATGATGAAGAAAAGGTTGTTACTGTTTTTCCTAATGAATTTGGAGTAAAACTTGTTTTAAGTGTTTTTAAAACAACACGTGGTTTTATGTTTTTAACAAGACATAAAGGTATTTTTACTTTAGAAGACAATGTTCTTAAGAAGTGGAAACCTTCTGTAAAAATAGGTCTCAGTAATTATCAATTCTTTTGTGGAATACAATTAAAGGATAATACTTTTGTATTAGGTACAGTTTCTAATGGAATTATTCGTGTTTCTGAAAATGGAGAAATTATTAATAAAATAGATCAAACAAAAGGGTTGTCTAATAATACCGTGTTAAAATTGTTTGAGGATGCCGATGGTAATGTTTGGTCTGCTTTAGATAATGGAATTAATTGTTTAAACGTTAAGTCTTATGTAAAGGAATTTAACGATAATAATGGTTTTTTTGGATCAACTTATTGTTCAATCAATTATAATGGTAAATTATATATTGGCACAAATCAGGGACTTTTTTATAAATCAATCAATAAAAACGAACCGTTAAAAAAAATAAAAGGAACAGAAGGGCAAGTTTGGTCTTTGGTTAATATAAACGGAGATTTATTCTGTGGACATACAGCCGGAACTTTGCTTATAAAGAAAGATGTTGCTTTTAAAATTACAAGCTTTTCTGGAACTTGGGGAATTAAAGAAATTCCGAATGAACCTAATTTGTTATTACAAGGTCATTATGCAGGAATGAGTATTTTAGAAAAAGTGAATAATAAATGGAAGTTAAGAAATAGAATAAAAGGCTTTCAGAGTTCTGCACGTTTTTTCGAGCTTTTTAATAAAGATACCGTTTTTGTAAATCATGAGTATAAAGGTGTATATCGATTAATTTTAAGTAATGATTATACTAGTTTTATAGAAAATAAATTACTTTCTTCTGTAGGTAAAGGGAAAGGTTCTGGTTTAATTAAATATAATGACAAACTACTGTATAGTCATAAAGATGGTATTCTTAGATTAAATGCTAATCATAAACTAGCTCAAAAAGATTCAGTTTTAAATATTCTCTTTTCTCGTGATGAATATATTTCGGGAAAACTGATTTTAGATAAAAAGAACAGGCTTTGGTCGTTTAATAAGAGTACAATTAGTTATTTAGAAAAAGGACCTATTAAAAATAAGTTTTCTGTAAAGTTTATTCAAATTAAAAATAATTTACGAAAAACAACTATCAGTTTTGAAAACATATCAAATATTTATAAAAACACTTATTTAATAGGGAAAACAAATGGGTATTTACTTTTAGATTTAGATGAAAAACCAGATTTTTCTCATACTATTTTTCTGAATGAAGTTAATGTTAAAAATGTTGATGCAGTTGATGTTTCTACATCAGGATATAAAATATTTAGGAATAATGAAAATTCGTTAAATTTTAAATTTAGTAGCCCAATTTATAATAAATATGAATTTGTAAATTATCAATATAAATTAAATGATAATAACTGGGTTGATCTAGAAAACAAGTCGGAAGTAACTTTTGATAATTTATCTTTTGGAGATTATAACTTATCTATAAGATCTAAAGTTGGTAATAGAGTTTCTGATAATACTATTTTTTATCAATTTGAGATAAAACCGCCTATTTATTTATCTAGCTTGGCAATTGTTTTTTATGTGCTGTTTTTTCTTTTTTTGATTTTTATAATCCACAAATTATATAAGAAGTATTACAAAAAACAACATTTAAAAATAATCGAAGATAATGCAAGACAATTAGAATTGCAGAAAATTCAGACAGATAGAGAGGTTATTCGATTAAAGAATGAAAAATTAAGTCAAGAAGTAGAAAGTAAAAATAGAGAATTGGCAATTTCTACGATGAGTATTGTTAAAAGAAATGAGTTCTTAAGGGGTATTAGAAAAGAATTAAAAAAGATCCCTGAAATTAAAGAAGAAAACGAAGTATTTAAATTGATTGATGAAAATTTAAATAGTAATAAAGATTGGAATTTTTTTAAAGAAGCTTTTAATAATGTAGATAAAGAGTTTTTAAAAAGAGCTAAAAAGTTACACCCAGAATTAACGAATAGTAATTTAAAGTTTTGTGCTTATTTAAGGCTGAATTTATCATCAAAAGAAATAGCTCCTTTGTTAAATATTTCTGTAAAGAGTGTTGAGATTAGAAGATACAGGTTAAGAAAAAAACTTAATTTACCACAAGAAACTCACTTAATAGATTATATTTTGAATATTTAG
- a CDS encoding LptE family protein: MRKIFYITFFTISSLLLVACGAYSFTGGSTGDAKTLQIDFFPNQAPLVEPNLSQRFTQEMLDLFTRQTNLTTVTSNGDLYFSGEITGYRITPMSATSDQTAAQNRLTITVNVRFVNKLIEKDDFEKQFSFYSDFAADVQLTGSVLEAAFDEILERITQDIFNASVAKW; encoded by the coding sequence ATGAGAAAAATATTTTACATAACATTCTTTACAATAAGCTCGTTACTATTAGTTGCATGTGGCGCTTATTCTTTTACAGGAGGTAGTACAGGAGATGCTAAAACTTTGCAAATAGATTTTTTTCCTAACCAAGCACCTTTAGTAGAACCTAATTTAAGTCAGCGTTTTACCCAAGAAATGCTAGATTTATTTACCAGACAAACCAACTTAACTACAGTAACCTCTAATGGAGACTTATACTTTAGTGGAGAAATAACGGGCTATAGAATTACACCAATGAGTGCAACGTCGGACCAAACAGCTGCACAAAACAGACTAACAATAACTGTAAATGTTCGTTTTGTAAATAAGCTCATAGAAAAAGATGACTTTGAAAAACAATTTTCTTTTTATTCAGATTTTGCTGCAGACGTACAACTTACTGGTAGTGTTTTAGAAGCTGCTTTTGATGAAATTTTAGAAAGAATTACGCAAGATATCTTTAACGCTTCTGTTGCCAAATGGTAA
- a CDS encoding SusC/RagA family TonB-linked outer membrane protein, with amino-acid sequence MVELIKKRRFYILSLLFFFAFSLSAFAQRTIKGIVLDESNMPLPGASVSVKGTSNGVSTDFDGNFSIAVSNEAKMFSITYLGYKTKEVAITGNNITVSLEVEANALDEIVVVGYGTQRKSDLVNAVATADLEKATLSPTSDVTEMLRGRIAGLQVSVGSGTLRPGGAAANIIFRGEGSLSGDVSAIYVVDGIIRDDGIADIDQDDIASMEFLKDASAQAIYGSRASNGVVLITTKRGKNKKIQVSYHGYTTTKTIERNFDVFSGQELADLRREANRADDGTYSPDDAIFSDIELEALNNNQFVDWEEELLRSGVVNSQALSVSGGTEITKVFGSVNYFKETGLIPNSNYTRKTLRLNVDQKISDKVSVSFDLNLLNSDTDKAAGVNVISTSPIAKPYNDDGSLSRFPYGDEIGVSPLWNLREQNEDIKGNDFVVNITPSWQILENLQYQLKTNFTRRTYERGKYQSILSGAADDVNGRATIESQLKESYLLENILNYNKEINEDHKFNVTLVHSVQENKRSRTTSVGEGFVSDSQGYDGIADYTGESSISRLKTQSSLVGLMARLRYSLMDKYLLNFTARNDASSVNSADNKWRSSFGGSFAWKMHNEGFLENVDAIRELKFRASYGALTNSLGTTLSSVARADGNNYIFNESTESGFGTLSTLPNPNLRSEKVTTFNLGLDFSIFDNILTGNINYYDARTTDLLLNRPVPSITGFADTYTNGGELQNTGVELSLTANIISNDVFRWSVSSNWSKNKNKLLSLYDDGDGVAILEDTRSGNQKYVGYAINSFKAYRFDGIWQEGEDLANAPQSNPDNLIKQPNLRAGDIRVADLNGDGKITEEDREVIETTPDWFGSFSTNFEYKGFELLVDFYAVQGIRKSNSILTDANSGAYRQGVLNGVKVPYYTPENPSTTYPIPTLGSAPQYLNSLAISDASYVRLRTLSLGYSLPGDLLDRLGLDQVKLYITGANLFTQTDYIGYSPEVDIRTAGNTGDSGYPDAKSYTFGLRLKF; translated from the coding sequence ATGGTTGAATTAATCAAAAAAAGAAGATTTTATATATTGTCTCTTTTATTCTTTTTTGCTTTTAGCTTATCGGCTTTTGCGCAAAGAACTATAAAAGGAATCGTATTGGATGAGAGTAACATGCCTTTACCTGGAGCGTCTGTATCTGTAAAAGGAACTTCAAATGGTGTATCTACAGATTTCGATGGAAATTTTTCCATTGCTGTTTCTAATGAAGCAAAAATGTTTAGTATTACTTATTTAGGGTATAAGACTAAAGAGGTTGCAATTACAGGTAATAATATTACGGTGTCTTTAGAAGTAGAAGCTAATGCCTTAGACGAAATTGTTGTGGTAGGGTATGGTACACAAAGAAAAAGTGATCTAGTAAATGCTGTTGCAACGGCAGATTTAGAAAAAGCTACTCTGTCACCTACATCAGACGTTACAGAAATGCTAAGAGGAAGAATTGCAGGATTACAAGTAAGTGTTGGTAGTGGAACCCTAAGACCTGGTGGGGCTGCTGCAAATATTATTTTTAGAGGAGAAGGTTCATTATCTGGTGATGTAAGTGCTATTTATGTAGTAGATGGAATTATTAGAGATGATGGTATTGCAGATATAGATCAAGATGATATTGCTTCTATGGAGTTTTTAAAAGATGCATCTGCACAAGCAATTTATGGATCTCGAGCTTCAAATGGGGTAGTGTTAATTACAACTAAAAGAGGAAAAAATAAAAAGATACAAGTTAGTTACCATGGTTATACAACCACTAAAACTATAGAAAGAAATTTTGATGTATTTAGTGGGCAAGAATTAGCTGACTTAAGAAGAGAAGCAAATAGAGCAGATGATGGTACTTATTCTCCTGATGACGCTATTTTCTCTGATATAGAATTAGAAGCACTTAACAATAATCAATTTGTAGATTGGGAAGAAGAGCTTTTAAGAAGTGGAGTTGTAAATAGTCAAGCGCTTAGTGTTAGCGGTGGAACTGAAATAACTAAAGTATTTGGGTCTGTTAATTATTTTAAAGAAACAGGATTAATTCCAAATTCTAATTACACTAGAAAAACGTTAAGGTTAAATGTAGACCAAAAGATTAGCGACAAGGTTTCTGTTAGTTTTGATTTAAACTTACTAAATAGTGATACGGATAAAGCTGCAGGTGTAAATGTTATTTCAACATCACCTATTGCTAAACCTTATAATGATGATGGAAGTTTATCTCGTTTCCCTTATGGAGATGAAATTGGGGTAAGTCCATTATGGAACCTTAGAGAACAGAATGAAGATATAAAAGGAAATGATTTTGTTGTAAATATTACACCGAGTTGGCAAATTTTAGAGAACTTACAATATCAATTAAAAACAAATTTTACTAGAAGGACTTATGAAAGAGGAAAGTACCAATCTATTTTAAGTGGTGCTGCAGATGATGTTAATGGAAGAGCTACTATTGAAAGTCAGTTAAAGGAATCATATTTATTAGAAAATATCCTTAATTATAATAAAGAGATTAATGAAGATCATAAGTTTAATGTAACCTTGGTACATTCTGTTCAAGAAAACAAACGCTCTAGAACTACTTCTGTAGGTGAAGGTTTTGTGAGTGATTCACAAGGATATGATGGTATTGCAGATTATACTGGAGAAAGTAGCATTAGTAGATTAAAAACGCAGTCTAGTCTAGTTGGTTTAATGGCAAGATTACGTTATAGTTTAATGGATAAATATTTATTAAATTTTACTGCAAGAAATGATGCTTCATCAGTAAACTCAGCAGACAATAAATGGAGAAGTAGTTTTGGAGGATCATTTGCATGGAAAATGCATAATGAGGGCTTTTTAGAAAATGTAGATGCAATTAGGGAATTAAAGTTTAGAGCTAGTTATGGTGCATTAACAAATAGTTTAGGAACTACATTATCTAGTGTAGCTAGAGCTGATGGAAATAATTATATTTTTAATGAAAGTACAGAGTCAGGATTTGGAACTTTATCTACATTGCCAAACCCAAATTTACGTTCAGAAAAAGTAACTACTTTTAATTTAGGACTTGATTTTTCAATTTTCGATAATATTTTAACTGGTAATATAAATTATTATGATGCTAGAACTACCGATTTGTTGTTAAACAGACCTGTGCCATCTATAACTGGGTTTGCAGATACTTATACAAACGGAGGAGAATTACAAAACACAGGTGTAGAGTTAAGTTTAACAGCTAATATTATTAGTAATGATGTTTTTAGATGGTCGGTATCTTCAAACTGGTCTAAAAATAAAAATAAATTATTATCATTATATGATGATGGAGATGGGGTAGCTATATTAGAAGATACTAGAAGTGGTAATCAGAAGTATGTAGGTTATGCAATAAATTCTTTTAAAGCATATAGGTTTGATGGTATATGGCAAGAAGGAGAAGACCTAGCTAATGCACCACAATCTAACCCAGATAATCTTATTAAACAACCTAATTTAAGAGCAGGAGATATTAGGGTTGCTGATTTAAATGGAGATGGAAAAATAACAGAAGAAGATAGAGAAGTTATTGAAACTACTCCAGATTGGTTTGGCTCTTTTTCTACAAATTTTGAATATAAAGGCTTTGAATTATTAGTAGATTTTTATGCAGTACAAGGTATAAGAAAATCAAATTCAATTTTAACAGATGCAAATAGTGGAGCATACAGACAAGGTGTTTTAAACGGTGTTAAAGTACCATATTACACACCAGAGAATCCATCTACAACATATCCAATACCAACTTTGGGAAGTGCTCCGCAATACTTAAATTCTTTAGCTATTAGCGATGCTTCTTATGTGCGTCTAAGAACCTTAAGTTTAGGGTATTCTTTACCTGGAGATTTGTTAGATAGATTAGGCTTAGATCAGGTTAAACTATACATTACAGGAGCAAATTTATTTACACAAACAGATTATATTGGTTATAGCCCAGAGGTTGATATTAGAACAGCTGGTAACACTGGAGATAGTGGTTACCCAGATGCGAAAAGTTATACTTTTGGATTACGTTTAAAATTTTAA
- a CDS encoding sigma 54-interacting transcriptional regulator — MENLQALKQRFGIIGNDIHLNRALEKALRVAPTDISVLVTGESGVGKESIPRIVHQLSHRKHAKYIAVNCGAIPEGTIDSELFGHEKGSFTGATQDRKGYFEVADGGTIFLDEVGELPLTTQVRLLRVLENGEFIKVGSSKVIKTNVRIVAATNVNMLSAIQKEKFREDLYYRLSTVEINLPALRERNEDIHLLFRKFAADFAQKYRMPSIRLDENAVKVLLNYRFPGNIRQLKNLAEQISVIEESRVITGLKLQQYLPNNNGNLPAVIGSKKENDFSTERDIMYKILFDMRNDINDLKKLTLDLMKSGNVEEVQEEHHQLIEKMYENKDTHEHNVEVMNIPQNKAAEKEYDFIETIEEDESLSLQDKEVEMIKKSLDKNSNKRKLAAKELGISERTLYRKIKQYDL, encoded by the coding sequence ATGGAAAACTTACAAGCATTAAAACAACGTTTTGGAATTATCGGTAACGATATTCATCTAAACCGAGCTTTAGAAAAAGCACTTAGAGTTGCGCCTACAGACATTTCTGTTTTAGTTACTGGAGAAAGCGGTGTTGGTAAAGAAAGTATCCCTAGAATAGTACATCAATTATCACACAGAAAACACGCAAAATACATTGCTGTAAACTGTGGTGCAATTCCAGAAGGAACTATTGATAGTGAATTATTTGGTCATGAAAAAGGATCTTTTACAGGAGCAACACAAGACCGAAAAGGATATTTTGAAGTTGCAGATGGCGGAACCATTTTTTTAGATGAAGTAGGCGAACTACCTTTAACAACACAGGTTCGCTTATTACGTGTTTTAGAAAATGGCGAATTTATAAAAGTAGGTTCATCTAAAGTAATAAAAACAAATGTTAGAATAGTAGCTGCAACCAATGTAAACATGCTATCTGCCATACAAAAAGAAAAGTTTAGAGAAGATTTATATTACAGACTAAGTACTGTAGAAATTAATTTACCTGCCTTAAGAGAACGTAATGAAGATATTCATTTATTGTTTCGAAAATTTGCGGCAGATTTTGCTCAAAAATATAGAATGCCATCTATTCGCTTAGATGAAAATGCGGTAAAAGTTTTATTAAATTATCGTTTTCCAGGAAACATTCGTCAATTAAAAAATTTAGCAGAGCAAATTTCAGTCATCGAAGAAAGTAGAGTCATTACAGGGTTAAAATTACAACAATACCTCCCAAACAATAATGGCAATTTACCCGCTGTAATAGGAAGTAAAAAGGAAAATGATTTTTCTACCGAACGTGATATTATGTATAAAATTTTATTTGATATGCGTAATGACATCAACGACTTAAAAAAGTTGACGTTAGATTTAATGAAGAGTGGTAATGTAGAAGAAGTGCAAGAAGAACATCATCAATTAATTGAAAAGATGTACGAAAACAAAGACACGCACGAGCACAATGTAGAAGTAATGAACATTCCACAAAATAAAGCTGCAGAAAAAGAGTATGATTTTATTGAGACCATAGAAGAAGATGAATCTTTATCTTTACAAGACAAAGAAGTAGAAATGATTAAAAAATCTCTAGACAAGAATAGTAATAAACGTAAGTTAGCAGCTAAAGAACTAGGGATTTCTGAAAGAACATTATATAGAAAAATTAAACAGTACGATTTGTAA
- the miaB gene encoding tRNA (N6-isopentenyl adenosine(37)-C2)-methylthiotransferase MiaB, whose amino-acid sequence MEYVEKIIDEKIQGKALVTENKKNNTKKLFIESYGCQMNMNDSEIVAAILDKEGYNTTQILEEADLVLVNTCSIREKAETTVRKRLQKYNAVKQVNKNMKVGVLGCMAERLKEKFLEEEKIVDLVVGPDAYKDLPNLLEEVNAGRDAVNVILSKEETYGDISPVRLNSNGVTAFVSITRGCDNMCTFCVVPFTRGRERSRDPKSIIEEIQSMVDRNFKEITLLGQNVDSFLWYGGGLKKDFGKASEMAQATAVNFAQLLDMCATEFPKTRFRFATSNPQDISLDVIHAIAKHKNICKYLHLPVQSGSNNMLKAMNRQHTREEYIELIDNIFKIVPEMSLSQDMIVGFCGETEEDHQDTLDLMKYVKYDFGFMFTYSERPGTLAAKKMVDDVPFQTKKRRLQEIIDLQQEHALYRTQQHLGKTEEFLIEGTSKKNPNEWKGRNTQNTVAVFAKGNYKLGDFVMVKVEDCTSATLKGTVVGYSDNN is encoded by the coding sequence ATGGAATACGTAGAAAAAATCATAGACGAGAAAATACAAGGGAAAGCTCTTGTTACCGAAAATAAAAAAAATAACACTAAAAAATTATTCATAGAAAGCTACGGCTGTCAAATGAATATGAATGATAGTGAAATAGTAGCCGCTATTTTAGATAAAGAAGGCTACAACACAACCCAAATTCTAGAAGAAGCAGATTTAGTTTTAGTAAATACTTGCTCTATTAGAGAGAAGGCAGAAACTACTGTTCGTAAAAGATTACAGAAATACAACGCTGTAAAACAAGTGAACAAAAACATGAAAGTGGGTGTTTTAGGCTGTATGGCAGAACGCTTGAAAGAAAAGTTTTTAGAAGAAGAAAAAATAGTAGACTTAGTTGTTGGTCCTGATGCGTATAAAGATTTACCTAACTTATTAGAGGAAGTAAACGCTGGTAGAGATGCCGTAAATGTAATTTTATCTAAAGAAGAAACCTACGGAGATATTTCTCCGGTGCGTTTAAATTCTAATGGAGTTACCGCATTTGTATCTATAACCAGAGGTTGTGACAATATGTGTACTTTCTGTGTGGTTCCTTTTACAAGAGGACGAGAAAGAAGCCGTGACCCAAAGAGTATTATTGAAGAAATTCAATCTATGGTTGATAGAAATTTTAAAGAAATTACACTTTTAGGTCAGAATGTAGATAGTTTCTTATGGTATGGTGGAGGATTGAAAAAAGACTTTGGCAAAGCATCTGAAATGGCACAAGCAACTGCTGTAAATTTTGCACAATTATTAGATATGTGTGCTACAGAATTCCCAAAAACACGTTTTCGTTTTGCTACTTCTAATCCGCAGGATATTAGTTTAGACGTGATTCACGCAATAGCAAAACACAAAAATATCTGTAAATACCTTCATTTACCTGTACAAAGCGGAAGCAACAACATGCTAAAAGCCATGAACAGACAACATACTCGTGAAGAATACATCGAATTAATTGATAATATCTTTAAGATTGTACCAGAAATGTCTTTATCACAAGATATGATTGTAGGTTTTTGTGGAGAAACAGAAGAAGATCATCAAGATACTTTAGATTTGATGAAGTACGTAAAATACGACTTCGGTTTTATGTTTACATACTCTGAAAGACCAGGAACTCTAGCTGCTAAAAAAATGGTAGATGACGTTCCTTTTCAAACAAAAAAACGAAGATTACAAGAAATAATAGACCTACAACAAGAACACGCTCTATACAGAACACAACAACATTTAGGAAAAACAGAAGAATTTTTAATTGAAGGTACTTCTAAGAAAAACCCAAATGAATGGAAAGGTAGAAATACACAAAATACCGTTGCCGTTTTTGCAAAAGGAAACTACAAGCTAGGAGACTTTGTAATGGTAAAAGTAGAAGATTGTACGTCTGCTACCTTAAAAGGAACTGTTGTTGGGTATTCTGATAATAATTAG
- a CDS encoding RagB/SusD family nutrient uptake outer membrane protein, whose translation MKSILIYKDMKFSIFLLLIVLGTLTSCENFLEEEVSTEISATDVYASEIGLKSGVVSLYASERNRYDKSTEDYMGSVLMSTRGDLTFSRTGYTGLIGRYERAVSPADYGSTLASTLFWKHYYDIATQATAIISAAEKVENINEASRKKIIAEAKFFRAHSYFYLYRMYGNIYVNDEPATVENAFDVISDKSSEEKIFTLLNNDLAYAVENLSWTDTFGRVTKGTAKHVKAKVAMWEGNWEEAKAQAVSLIEEGPHALVSSTAEVFVGDRNTSETLFTIQRNNELPGGGGLNMTNANYVTQYFQISGIENNNEQGGRGFSRVLPNLYLLGLLSEDPNDTRDDDTYFRLKYYYTSGDRIGEELDDYAPITDLDNPSDTYQSYYQRMHPSCIKFSQENGNPDSYLQTGNILVYRLAETYLIAAEAIMRSSGDPLPYINAIRNRANAAPLTSVDQQAILDERARELAFEGQRWFTLKRMGQSVIDYQMTTFAGDGEYFPANLGSKDPRTNWRSYFINWPIAQGDLDVLGEGYPQNDGY comes from the coding sequence ATGAAATCAATACTAATATATAAAGACATGAAATTCAGTATTTTTTTACTGTTAATTGTTTTAGGTACTCTTACATCTTGTGAAAATTTTTTAGAAGAAGAGGTATCAACAGAGATAAGTGCAACGGATGTATATGCATCAGAAATAGGATTAAAATCTGGTGTAGTTAGTTTATATGCTTCAGAAAGAAACCGATATGATAAGAGTACAGAAGATTATATGGGATCTGTTTTAATGTCTACTAGAGGAGATTTAACTTTTAGTAGAACTGGCTATACAGGATTAATTGGTAGGTATGAAAGAGCTGTTTCTCCTGCAGATTATGGTTCAACTTTAGCTTCTACTTTATTTTGGAAGCATTATTATGATATTGCTACTCAGGCAACAGCGATTATTAGTGCAGCAGAAAAGGTAGAAAATATAAACGAAGCTTCAAGAAAAAAAATTATTGCAGAAGCTAAGTTTTTTAGAGCACATTCTTATTTTTATTTATATAGAATGTATGGTAATATTTATGTAAATGATGAACCAGCAACTGTTGAAAATGCTTTTGATGTAATAAGTGATAAATCTTCAGAAGAAAAAATATTTACACTTTTAAATAATGATTTAGCTTATGCCGTAGAAAATTTATCTTGGACAGATACTTTTGGGCGAGTTACAAAAGGTACTGCTAAACATGTAAAAGCTAAAGTTGCTATGTGGGAAGGAAATTGGGAAGAAGCGAAAGCACAAGCAGTATCATTAATAGAAGAAGGGCCTCATGCATTAGTTTCAAGTACTGCAGAAGTTTTTGTAGGAGATAGAAACACTTCAGAAACATTATTTACAATACAACGAAATAATGAATTACCTGGTGGTGGTGGTTTAAATATGACGAATGCAAATTATGTAACTCAATACTTTCAAATATCTGGAATTGAAAATAATAATGAGCAAGGTGGTAGAGGTTTTTCTCGTGTTTTGCCAAACCTATATTTATTAGGTCTTTTAAGTGAAGATCCTAATGATACTAGAGATGATGATACTTATTTTAGATTAAAATATTATTATACATCTGGAGATAGAATCGGAGAGGAATTAGATGATTACGCACCCATTACAGATCTTGATAATCCATCTGATACTTATCAAAGTTATTATCAAAGAATGCATCCTTCTTGTATCAAATTTTCTCAAGAAAATGGAAACCCAGATTCGTATCTTCAAACGGGAAACATTTTGGTATATAGATTAGCAGAAACTTATTTAATTGCAGCAGAAGCTATTATGCGTTCTAGTGGAGATCCATTACCTTATATTAATGCAATAAGAAATAGAGCAAATGCTGCTCCTTTAACGAGTGTAGATCAACAAGCAATTTTAGATGAACGTGCAAGAGAGTTAGCTTTTGAAGGACAGCGATGGTTTACTTTAAAAAGAATGGGACAAAGTGTCATTGATTATCAAATGACAACATTTGCAGGAGATGGAGAATATTTTCCTGCAAACTTAGGTTCTAAAGATCCAAGAACCAATTGGAGATCTTATTTTATTAACTGGCCAATCGCTCAGGGTGATTTAGATGTCTTAGGTGAAGGATACCCACAAAATGATGGATATTAA